Genomic DNA from Desulfobacterales bacterium:
ATTGTTATTGCTTCAGAAAGGAGTTAATCCTGACTCTGAGGACAGTAATAGTGTAACGGCAATCTATGCTGCTGTTGGCAATAACCACGTAAAAGTAGCTGGTTTGCTCAAAGAATGGGGAGCTAACCCTAATAAAGGATGGGGGGCAACTGGTAATTTGCGACGAGCCCTTGAAGACCTACTAACTCGTTATGAGCTTTTTATCAAAAAAGTTAGTAATTTGAAAATTTTTTGGACGTTTTGTAATCATGAAAGGAATCTGATCATAAAAAAATTACCAAATGGCATTAAATTTTTGCCTGTATCACTTCATCCAGTTTCATCTGAGTTCTTTAATGCCATAGGAAAAAAATCAATTCTTACCGAAATCCAATTGGATTATATGGTTAAAAGATTGCTTCCTAATTTAAACAATTATAATTTGAATGTGGGTGTATTTCCCGATTTAGAGGGTACCTTTTGGATCATAGAACCATTGCATCTTCAAGCTGATCTTATTAAATAGCAGTTG
This window encodes:
- a CDS encoding ankyrin repeat domain-containing protein; this encodes MESISWMIIKSIYNVQKLIEKVRNGEIKAVEELISHPQFNPQGFHEGLALVVAGACGWYKIVLLLLQKGVNPDSEDSNSVTAIYAAVGNNHVKVAGLLKEWGANPNKGWGATGNLRRALEDLLTRYELFIKKVSNLKIFWTFCNHERNLIIKKLPNGIKFLPVSLHPVSSEFFNAIGKKSILTEIQLDYMVKRLLPNLNNYNLNVGVFPDLEGTFWIIEPLHLQADLIK